The Aedes albopictus strain Foshan chromosome 2, AalbF5, whole genome shotgun sequence region CACCAAAAGGCGGGAGTACGACACGTACGGACAGACTTCGGAACAGATGGGCAGAGCTGGCAATGGTCCGGCAGGTCACGGGCCACAAGGTTTCTCGCAGAACTGGCAGTTCCGCAGTACGATCGATCCAGAGGAGCTGTTCCGGAAGATTTTCGGCGACGGTGGATTCAAGGCCGGTTTTGAAGATTTCTCCGATTCGCGGTACGGATTCGGCGGTGCCCAGGAGGTGATGATGAATCTGACGTTTGCCCAGGCGGCTCGCGGCGTGAATAAGGACATCGACGTCAACGTGGTGGACACTTGCCCGAAATGTACGGGATCGCGTTGTGAACCGGGTACCAAGCCGGGCAAGTGCCAGTACTGTAACGGAACTGGCATGGAGACGATTTCGACTGGGCCGTTCGTGATGAGATCCACCTGTCGGTACTGTCAGGGAACGCGAATGTACATCAAATATCCGTGTTTGGAATGCGGCGGCAAAGGACAAACCGTGCAGCGGAAGCGGGTAACCGTTCCGGTGCCGGCCGGCGTCGAGGATGGACAAACGGTGCGGATGAGCGTTGGCAACAAGGAACTGTTCATCACATTCAAGTAAGTTTGAATAAACAAATCATATTCCCAACTTTCTCTTTCCATATCGACGACCTTAATCATAAACTTCTTCACAGCGTGGAGAAAAGTCGTTACTTCCGCCGGGATGGTGCCGATGTACACACCGAAGCTAACATTTCCCTCTCGCAAGCGGTTCTCGGCGGCACGATACGGGTGCAGGGCGTGTATGAAGATCAAACCATCCAGGTGACACCCGGTACATCGTCACATACTCGGGTCTGTCTCCGCGGAAAGGGTCTCAAACGGGTCAACAGCTATGGAACGGGTGATCACTATGTTCACCTGAAGATTCAGATTCCTGCCAAGCTGAACAACAAGCAGAAAGCGCTGATACAGGTTTGAGAATTGAGATTATGGTCAGTTTTCCGTCGTACCTAA contains the following coding sequences:
- the LOC134288594 gene encoding protein tumorous imaginal discs, mitochondrial-like isoform X2, translated to MNTRGLLQRGLRIINGKKILVATSTARQFSSAATGGVVGYGCCTHCRPLDGGSPSAALFANEKQRNKGTTIVQTRSISTSNVLLKKDYYSVLGVAKNSSAKEIKKAYYQLAKKYHPDTNKGDPDSSRKFQEVSEAYEVLSDDTKRREYDTYGQTSEQMGRAGNGPAGHGPQGFSQNWQFRSTIDPEELFRKIFGDGGFKAGFEDFSDSRYGFGGAQEVMMNLTFAQAARGVNKDIDVNVVDTCPKCTGSRCEPGTKPGKCQYCNGTGMETISTGPFVMRSTCRYCQGTRMYIKYPCLECGGKGQTVQRKRVTVPVPAGVEDGQTVRMSVGNKELFITFNVEKSRYFRRDGADVHTEANISLSQAVLGGTIRVQGVYEDQTIQVTPGTSSHTRVCLRGKGLKRVNSYGTGDHYVHLKIQIPAKLNNKQKALIQAYAELEEDTPGQIMGVTFKTDGGKVCYAEPQDLTDIVREAIKERKNLPPKSEEEEKKERSSN